In Holophagales bacterium, one DNA window encodes the following:
- a CDS encoding ABC transporter permease: protein MRIRVLLATALRSLGRNRLRSFLTMLGVIIGVASVIAMVSIGRGAQRRVESQIAALGKNLLTVFSGSAQLGGARGGAGSISTLTMDDVARLRDEAETLAYVSPLVRAPGQVVGGGSNWASQVLGVSPEYFAIREWTVADGEAFGDREMRTGAKVALLGRTVATNLFGESSPVGAQIRIGRVPFTVVGVLSPKGQTGFGTDQDDIVLAPATTVQSRLAGGRNLNQIYVSVREGVSSAVAQAEVEEVMRRSHRLADGEESDFNIRSQAEIATAAAATTQTFTLLLGSIAGVSLLVGGIGIMNILLVSVTERTREIGIRLAVGARTRDVLLQFLIEAVVLSLAGGAIGAVLGVAGALAIGRSGRLQAVVEPSTVAIAMLFAAAVGLFFGLHPARRASRLDPIEALRYE from the coding sequence ATGAGAATCCGGGTGCTCCTGGCGACCGCGTTGCGCAGCCTGGGTCGCAACCGGCTGCGCAGCTTCCTCACCATGCTCGGGGTGATCATCGGCGTCGCCTCGGTGATCGCCATGGTGTCGATCGGCCGCGGAGCGCAGCGGCGCGTCGAGTCGCAGATCGCCGCCCTGGGCAAGAACCTGCTGACCGTCTTCTCCGGCAGCGCCCAGCTCGGCGGCGCGCGCGGCGGCGCGGGTTCGATCAGCACGTTGACGATGGACGACGTCGCCCGGCTGCGCGACGAGGCCGAGACGCTCGCCTACGTCTCGCCGCTGGTGCGCGCTCCCGGGCAGGTGGTCGGAGGGGGCAGCAACTGGGCCTCCCAGGTGCTCGGGGTCTCGCCGGAGTACTTCGCCATCCGCGAGTGGACGGTCGCCGACGGCGAGGCCTTCGGCGACCGGGAGATGCGAACCGGGGCCAAGGTGGCGCTGCTCGGCCGCACCGTGGCGACGAACCTCTTCGGCGAGAGCTCCCCGGTCGGGGCCCAGATCCGCATCGGCCGCGTCCCGTTCACCGTCGTCGGCGTGCTGTCCCCCAAGGGGCAGACCGGCTTCGGCACCGACCAGGACGACATCGTGCTCGCTCCGGCGACGACCGTGCAGAGCCGCCTTGCCGGCGGTCGCAACCTCAACCAGATCTACGTCAGCGTGCGCGAAGGGGTCTCCTCGGCGGTGGCGCAGGCCGAGGTGGAAGAAGTGATGCGGCGCTCGCATCGCCTCGCCGACGGCGAGGAGAGCGATTTCAACATCCGCTCGCAGGCGGAGATCGCCACGGCGGCGGCGGCGACCACGCAGACGTTCACGCTCCTGCTGGGCTCGATCGCCGGTGTCTCGCTGCTGGTCGGCGGCATCGGCATCATGAACATCCTGCTCGTCTCGGTCACCGAGCGCACGCGCGAGATCGGCATCCGCCTGGCCGTCGGGGCGCGCACCCGCGACGTGCTGCTCCAGTTCCTCATCGAGGCGGTCGTGCTGAGCCTGGCGGGAGGGGCGATCGGCGCCGTGCTCGGGGTGGCCGGAGCGCTCGCCATCGGCCGCTCGGGGCGGTTGCAGGCGGTCGTCGAGCCGTCGACGGTGGCGATCGCCATGCTCTTCGCCGCGGCGGTCGGGCTCTTCTTCGGTCTGCATCCGGCGCGGCGCGCCTCGCGCCTCGATCCGATCGAGGCGCTGCGCTACGAGTGA
- a CDS encoding response regulator transcription factor yields MRRLLLVEDEPALVLGLSDRLRAEGYEIEVALDGLRGLELAATGGHDLVILDLMLPGLGGLDVCRELRRRGVEVPILMLTARREPVDRVVGLRLGADDYLGKPFDMAELCARVDAILRRVHRSPDLDSGSFDFGDVRVDFRRTEVTKGGSAVALSALEFRLLRFFIAHRGEMLGRERLLDEVWGYDRAVFSRTVDQHVAALRRKLEERPNHPRHFVTVHGLGYRFTP; encoded by the coding sequence GTGAGACGTCTGCTCCTCGTCGAGGACGAGCCGGCGCTCGTCCTGGGGCTCTCCGACCGCCTGCGGGCCGAAGGCTACGAGATCGAGGTGGCGCTCGACGGCCTGCGCGGCCTCGAGCTCGCCGCCACCGGCGGCCACGACCTGGTGATCCTCGACCTGATGCTGCCGGGGCTCGGCGGGCTCGACGTCTGCCGCGAGCTGCGGCGACGAGGTGTCGAGGTCCCGATCCTCATGCTCACCGCTCGGCGCGAGCCGGTCGACCGGGTCGTCGGCCTGCGGCTCGGCGCCGACGACTACCTCGGCAAACCGTTCGACATGGCTGAGCTCTGCGCCCGCGTCGACGCGATCCTGCGCCGCGTCCACCGCTCCCCCGATCTCGACTCCGGCAGCTTCGACTTCGGCGACGTGCGGGTCGACTTCCGTCGCACCGAGGTCACCAAGGGGGGCTCCGCGGTGGCGCTCTCCGCCCTCGAGTTCCGCCTGCTGCGCTTCTTCATCGCCCACCGCGGCGAGATGCTCGGGCGCGAGCGGCTGCTCGACGAGGTCTGGGGCTACGACCGGGCGGTCTTCTCGCGCACTGTCGACCAGCACGTCGCCGCCCTGCGCCGCAAGCTCGAAGAGCGCCCCAACCACCCGCGCCACTTCGTCACCGTCCACGGCCTGGGCTACCGCTTCACCCCCTGA
- a CDS encoding DUF1295 domain-containing protein, which produces MPLSAFTAAAPAVLGLMIAVWLWSVVRRDASVVDATWGLAFLLATAVAAATAPGATPRRLLVLGLVTLWSLRLSLYIAWRNHGKGEDYRYAAMRRGHGERFWWVSLFTVFLLQGVLALVIALPLLVAVTSPEPAGFGLRDLAGLALWIAGFAFEAVGDGQLARFKADPGNRGHVMDRGLWRYTRHPNYFGEALLWWGYWLLAAGTPAGLATIVSPLLMTFLLLRVSGVALLEKGLASTKPGYAEYVARTSAFVPRRPRPPEGGG; this is translated from the coding sequence ATGCCACTTTCCGCGTTCACCGCTGCGGCACCGGCCGTCCTCGGGCTGATGATCGCCGTCTGGCTGTGGAGCGTCGTGCGGCGCGATGCGTCGGTCGTCGACGCCACCTGGGGCCTGGCCTTCCTTCTGGCCACCGCGGTCGCGGCGGCGACGGCGCCCGGCGCGACGCCGCGTCGACTCCTGGTGCTCGGCCTCGTCACGCTGTGGAGCCTCCGCCTCTCGCTCTACATCGCCTGGCGCAATCACGGCAAGGGCGAGGACTACCGCTATGCGGCGATGCGCCGCGGGCACGGTGAGCGCTTCTGGTGGGTCAGCCTGTTCACGGTCTTCCTCCTGCAGGGCGTCCTGGCCCTGGTGATCGCCCTGCCGCTGCTCGTCGCCGTGACGTCGCCGGAGCCCGCCGGGTTCGGCCTGCGCGACCTCGCCGGCCTCGCGCTCTGGATCGCCGGGTTCGCCTTCGAGGCGGTCGGCGACGGGCAGCTCGCGCGCTTCAAGGCCGACCCCGGCAACCGCGGGCACGTGATGGACCGCGGGCTCTGGCGTTACACGCGCCATCCGAACTACTTCGGCGAGGCGCTGCTCTGGTGGGGCTACTGGCTGCTCGCGGCAGGGACCCCCGCCGGGTTGGCGACGATCGTCTCGCCGTTGCTGATGACCTTCCTGCTGCTCCGTGTCTCAGGGGTGGCGCTGCTCGAGAAGGGGCTCGCCTCGACCAAGCCGGGATACGCCGAGTACGTGGCGCGCACCAGCGCGTTCGTGCCGCGTCGGCCTCGTCCTCCAGAAGGCGGCGGCTGA
- a CDS encoding ABC transporter ATP-binding protein, with product MAPSAPPVPPANAASAAASPVARSAPPPLPPAIVVADRVTRVYRAAEDVVALRGISLTIRAGEFVAIVGASGSGKSTLMHILGCLDRPTSGSYRIDGVETSGLDRDELAAVRRRRLGFVFQGFNLLPRATALENVELPLAYERSVAPREARERARVSLAGVGLAHREEHLPSQLSGGQQQRVAIARALVNRPALLLADEPTGNLDSRTSFEVLALFQELNDSGVTLVLVTHEADVARCARRVVELADGRVVRDERIADRLLARERLEETS from the coding sequence ATGGCTCCGAGCGCTCCGCCGGTCCCCCCTGCGAACGCCGCTTCGGCGGCAGCCTCGCCCGTTGCTCGTTCGGCGCCGCCGCCGCTCCCTCCGGCGATCGTCGTGGCCGACCGGGTGACCCGCGTCTACCGCGCGGCCGAGGATGTCGTCGCGTTGCGCGGGATCTCCCTGACCATCCGGGCCGGCGAGTTCGTCGCCATCGTCGGGGCGTCGGGCTCCGGGAAGTCGACGCTGATGCACATCCTCGGTTGTCTCGATCGACCGACCTCCGGAAGCTACCGGATCGACGGCGTCGAGACGAGCGGCCTCGACCGCGACGAGCTCGCCGCCGTCCGCCGGCGACGGCTCGGCTTCGTCTTCCAGGGATTCAACCTGCTGCCGCGTGCCACCGCGCTCGAGAACGTCGAGCTGCCGCTCGCCTATGAACGCTCGGTCGCTCCGCGCGAGGCGCGCGAGCGCGCCCGCGTCTCGCTCGCCGGCGTCGGGCTCGCCCACCGCGAGGAGCACCTGCCGAGCCAGCTCTCCGGCGGCCAGCAGCAGCGGGTCGCGATCGCCCGCGCCCTGGTCAACCGTCCGGCGCTGCTGCTCGCCGACGAGCCCACGGGCAATCTCGACAGCCGCACGTCGTTCGAGGTGCTGGCGCTCTTCCAGGAGCTCAATGACAGCGGCGTCACGCTCGTGCTGGTGACCCACGAGGCGGACGTGGCGCGCTGCGCCCGGCGGGTCGTCGAGCTCGCCGACGGTCGCGTGGTGCGCGACGAGCGGATCGCCGACCGGTTGCTGGCGCGCGAGCGCCTCGAGGAGACGTCATGA
- a CDS encoding TIGR01777 family protein → MRIVVLGGSGLIGRALVARLAADGREAWVVSRSPERLGDLPAGVRATGWDGRTASGFAALVDGAHALVNLAGEGIADGRWSAARKRRIVESRTVAAAACHEAIERAASRPAVLVQASAVGYYGSRGDEELTESSPGGSSGFLAATTAAWEASSLAAEGLGVRRVLLRTGVVLDPRGGALGKMLTPFRLGLGGPLGDGRQWFPWIHRDDQVAAIRFLIDREDLAGPFNLVAPQPRRNADFGRALAGALGRPFLLPAPAFALRVAFGEMAETILGSQRVLPRRLLDAGFTFRFPEIGAALADLLR, encoded by the coding sequence ATGCGCATCGTGGTCCTGGGGGGAAGCGGCCTGATCGGCCGGGCCCTCGTGGCGCGCCTCGCCGCCGACGGGCGCGAGGCCTGGGTGGTCTCGCGCTCGCCGGAACGGCTGGGCGATCTCCCGGCCGGGGTCCGGGCGACCGGTTGGGACGGTCGGACGGCGAGCGGCTTCGCGGCGCTGGTCGACGGCGCGCACGCGCTCGTCAACCTCGCCGGCGAAGGGATCGCCGACGGTCGCTGGAGCGCGGCGCGCAAGCGGCGGATCGTCGAAAGCAGGACGGTCGCAGCGGCGGCCTGCCACGAGGCGATCGAGCGGGCGGCGAGCCGTCCGGCGGTCCTGGTCCAGGCCTCGGCGGTCGGCTACTACGGGTCGCGTGGCGACGAAGAGCTGACCGAAAGCTCGCCAGGAGGGAGCAGCGGATTTCTCGCGGCCACGACCGCGGCGTGGGAGGCGTCGTCGCTCGCCGCCGAAGGGCTCGGCGTGCGGCGCGTCCTGCTGCGCACCGGCGTCGTGCTCGATCCGCGGGGCGGGGCGCTCGGCAAGATGCTCACGCCCTTCCGCCTGGGGCTCGGGGGGCCGCTCGGTGACGGTCGCCAGTGGTTCCCCTGGATCCACCGCGACGATCAGGTCGCCGCCATCCGTTTCCTGATCGACCGCGAGGATCTCGCCGGACCGTTCAACCTCGTCGCCCCGCAGCCACGGCGCAACGCCGACTTCGGGCGCGCCCTGGCCGGGGCGCTGGGGCGGCCGTTCCTGCTGCCGGCGCCGGCTTTCGCCTTGCGTGTCGCGTTCGGCGAGATGGCGGAGACGATTCTCGGCAGCCAGCGCGTGCTTCCCCGCCGGCTGCTCGACGCCGGATTCACCTTCCGTTTCCCGGAGATCGGCGCGGCGCTCGCCGATCTGCTGCGCTGA
- a CDS encoding ABC transporter ATP-binding protein yields MRRLLALLPYFRRYRWRVVSGVAAILLSVAVGLASPLLVGRAVDEFRRSASRDTLLAYALLLVGVAAVQGLFSFVQRRVLVAVSRDIEVDLRDEYFAHLERQPPAFFHERATGDLMARATSDLNAVRMLCGPAIMYSFQTLFTGIGALAAMLRIDARLTAVALVVMPAVAAATQVFGERIHRRYERVQERFAGLTTRVQENLAGVRVVRAYAQEEAERRAFATLNDGYVEENRRLSQWTAAFYPLLQALVGVGFVAVLAFGGREVLSGRISVGQFVTFNFFLSKMVWPMIAIGWVINLAQRGAASFARLREILDVPPAVADREPLVRPAAIRGDVEITRLSFAYAEGGATVLGPLDLVAPAGTRVGVVGATGSGKSTLLALLARLWEPPAGTIHLDGIDIGRLPLATLRGALAMVPQETFLFSATVAENVAFGRPEASAEEILAAVRLAGLEEEVASFPRGLETVVGERGITLSGGQKQRVALARALLCQPRLLLLDDCLSAVDAATEARILARLGEAFAGRTVFVVSHRVAAVAACDLILVLDSGRIVEQGSHAALLAAEGAYAELARLQTLEEELASV; encoded by the coding sequence CGCGTCGTCTCCGGCGTGGCCGCGATCCTCCTCTCGGTCGCCGTCGGGCTCGCCTCGCCGCTCCTCGTCGGCCGCGCGGTGGACGAGTTCCGCCGCTCCGCCTCGCGCGACACGCTGCTCGCCTACGCGCTGCTCCTCGTCGGCGTGGCCGCGGTGCAGGGGCTTTTCAGCTTCGTCCAGCGCCGAGTGCTGGTCGCCGTCTCCCGCGACATCGAGGTCGACCTGCGCGACGAGTACTTCGCCCACCTCGAGCGGCAACCGCCGGCCTTCTTCCACGAGCGCGCCACCGGCGACCTGATGGCGCGGGCGACGAGCGATCTGAACGCGGTCCGCATGCTCTGCGGTCCGGCGATCATGTACAGCTTCCAGACGCTCTTCACCGGCATCGGCGCGCTCGCGGCGATGCTGCGGATCGACGCGCGGCTCACCGCGGTGGCCCTCGTCGTCATGCCCGCCGTGGCGGCAGCGACGCAGGTGTTCGGCGAACGGATCCACCGTCGTTACGAACGGGTCCAGGAGCGATTCGCCGGCCTCACGACCCGCGTCCAGGAGAACCTCGCCGGCGTTCGCGTGGTGCGTGCCTACGCACAGGAGGAGGCCGAACGTCGCGCCTTCGCCACGCTCAACGACGGCTACGTCGAGGAGAACCGCCGGCTCTCGCAGTGGACCGCCGCCTTCTATCCGCTCCTCCAGGCGCTGGTCGGCGTGGGTTTCGTCGCGGTCCTCGCCTTCGGCGGGCGTGAGGTGCTTTCCGGGCGCATCAGCGTCGGCCAGTTCGTGACCTTCAACTTCTTCCTGTCGAAGATGGTCTGGCCGATGATCGCCATCGGCTGGGTGATCAATCTCGCCCAGCGCGGAGCGGCATCGTTCGCCCGGCTGCGCGAGATCCTCGACGTGCCGCCGGCGGTCGCCGACCGCGAGCCGCTGGTGCGTCCGGCGGCGATCCGCGGCGACGTGGAGATCACCCGGCTGTCCTTCGCGTATGCCGAGGGCGGGGCGACGGTGCTCGGTCCGCTCGACCTCGTGGCGCCGGCCGGGACGCGCGTCGGTGTCGTCGGCGCGACCGGTTCGGGGAAGAGCACGCTGCTCGCCCTGCTGGCGCGACTCTGGGAGCCGCCGGCCGGAACGATCCACCTCGACGGGATCGACATCGGCCGTCTGCCCCTCGCCACCCTGCGCGGGGCGCTCGCCATGGTGCCGCAGGAGACCTTCCTCTTCTCGGCGACGGTGGCCGAGAACGTCGCCTTCGGGCGTCCGGAGGCGAGCGCGGAGGAGATCCTCGCGGCGGTGCGCCTGGCCGGGCTGGAGGAGGAGGTGGCGAGCTTCCCGCGTGGGCTCGAGACGGTGGTCGGCGAGCGCGGCATCACCCTTTCCGGCGGGCAGAAGCAGCGCGTCGCGCTGGCGCGGGCGCTGCTCTGCCAACCCCGGCTCCTGCTGCTCGACGACTGCCTCTCGGCAGTCGACGCGGCGACCGAAGCGCGCATCCTCGCCCGGCTCGGGGAGGCGTTCGCCGGACGCACGGTGTTCGTCGTCTCCCACCGCGTCGCCGCGGTGGCCGCCTGCGATCTCATCCTGGTTCTCGATTCCGGGCGTATCGTGGAGCAGGGGTCGCACGCCGCGTTGCTGGCGGCGGAGGGGGCCTACGCCGAGCTCGCCCGCCTCCAGACGCTGGAAGAGGAGCTCGCCTCGGTCTGA
- a CDS encoding HAMP domain-containing histidine kinase, translating into MRRHPTERSVSWLPLALLVLLGLLGLLAWLQFRWTGELGAAERDRLQASLEARASRTVEGFARSLTEVYLALAPRDPFALDSPGDLAARLAAWRASTRHPALVDAIVLVDVAAGSDRAYRLDAAQGSWSEVVSPLTEGDAATALGQAIARRSAAPGSGDPTPPSTLAPEVPAFLFPALRRPVHEGPAGRESARRHDEPLPVTGWQIVLLHREALINDLLVPLTHEQFSADERSESGDLVLLELPDATRRPLLGATGEATASELEVSRDLFRLLRGRELRNLGRTDRDESPGTAPRSFFLRLADGGEARRSGWRLLAGRREGTLDAVVLRTRRRNLALGLGVLVVLGAGVLAAVAAADRARRLASRELEFVAAISHELRTPLAAIRALGENLRDGLAREPERVREYASLILAESERLGGLVEGTLAAARGERTPLRREALGATALAHDAIARCASLPGSAGITLHPPGEGELHLAGERDALVRALVNVLANALRFGGLAPLVDLHVEAAGSERVRFRVADRGPGIPRDEIPHLFEPFFRGRRATELAIPGSGLGLFLVQRTVVAHGGRVAIEPREGGGTEVTIELPGSAASGESS; encoded by the coding sequence ATGCGCCGCCACCCGACCGAACGGAGCGTCTCGTGGCTGCCCCTGGCGCTCCTCGTGCTGCTCGGGCTGCTGGGGTTGCTCGCCTGGTTGCAGTTCCGCTGGACCGGCGAGCTCGGAGCGGCCGAACGCGACCGGCTCCAGGCCTCGCTCGAGGCTCGCGCCTCGCGCACCGTCGAAGGGTTTGCCCGCTCGCTCACCGAGGTCTACCTCGCGCTCGCCCCGCGCGACCCCTTCGCGCTCGATTCCCCGGGCGATCTCGCCGCCCGGCTCGCCGCCTGGCGCGCCTCGACGCGGCATCCCGCGCTGGTCGACGCCATCGTCCTCGTCGACGTCGCCGCCGGCTCGGACCGCGCGTACCGGCTCGACGCAGCTCAGGGCAGCTGGTCCGAGGTCGTCAGCCCGCTCACCGAGGGCGACGCGGCCACCGCGCTCGGGCAGGCGATCGCGCGGCGCAGCGCCGCGCCGGGCAGTGGGGATCCCACGCCGCCCTCGACGCTGGCGCCCGAGGTTCCGGCCTTCCTCTTCCCCGCTCTCCGGCGCCCCGTGCACGAGGGCCCGGCCGGGCGCGAGAGCGCGCGCCGGCACGACGAACCCCTGCCGGTCACCGGCTGGCAGATCGTGTTGCTCCATCGCGAGGCGCTGATCAACGATCTGCTCGTCCCGCTCACCCACGAACAGTTCTCGGCCGACGAGCGCAGCGAGAGCGGCGACCTCGTCCTGCTCGAGCTGCCGGACGCCACGCGGCGGCCGCTGCTCGGTGCCACCGGCGAGGCCACGGCGAGCGAGCTCGAAGTGTCGCGCGACCTCTTCCGCCTGTTGCGCGGACGCGAGCTGCGCAACCTCGGACGGACAGACCGCGACGAGAGCCCGGGGACCGCACCGCGGTCGTTCTTCCTGCGCCTCGCCGACGGCGGCGAGGCGAGGCGCTCGGGCTGGCGCCTGCTCGCCGGCCGACGCGAGGGGACACTCGACGCGGTGGTGCTGCGCACCCGCCGGCGCAACCTGGCGCTCGGCCTCGGCGTGCTCGTCGTGCTCGGTGCCGGGGTGCTCGCCGCGGTGGCCGCGGCCGATCGCGCGCGCCGCCTGGCGAGCCGCGAGCTCGAATTCGTCGCCGCCATCTCGCACGAGCTGCGCACGCCGCTCGCCGCGATCCGCGCCCTCGGCGAGAACCTGCGCGACGGACTGGCGCGCGAGCCCGAGCGCGTCCGCGAGTACGCCTCGCTGATCCTCGCCGAAAGCGAACGGCTGGGCGGATTGGTCGAGGGCACGCTCGCCGCGGCGCGCGGCGAACGAACGCCGCTGCGTCGCGAAGCGCTCGGCGCGACCGCCCTGGCCCACGACGCCATCGCCCGCTGTGCCTCGTTGCCGGGGAGTGCCGGCATCACCCTCCACCCGCCGGGCGAGGGTGAGCTCCACCTCGCCGGCGAGCGCGACGCGCTGGTGCGGGCGCTCGTCAACGTGCTGGCCAATGCCTTGCGCTTCGGCGGTCTCGCCCCGCTCGTCGACCTGCACGTCGAGGCGGCCGGGAGCGAGCGCGTGCGCTTCCGCGTCGCCGATCGCGGCCCGGGCATTCCACGCGACGAGATCCCGCACCTCTTCGAACCGTTCTTTCGCGGGCGCCGCGCCACCGAGCTGGCGATCCCCGGGAGCGGGCTCGGACTCTTCCTCGTCCAGCGCACCGTCGTCGCTCACGGTGGGCGCGTGGCGATCGAGCCGCGCGAGGGCGGCGGCACCGAGGTGACGATCGAGCTGCCGGGGAGCGCCGCGTCCGGAGAATCCTCGTGA
- a CDS encoding efflux RND transporter periplasmic adaptor subunit produces the protein MRGRVVGISLLLAVAGIGGWFWWSRGRTEVPKYRTEAVARGDVEVLISSTGTLEATETVEVGSQVSGTLATVRADFNDRVKQGQVLATLDTEALDSSVIEAEASVERAAAQLAQAQADLARNRALFDAGLLSASVFEPTATAVRTAEAGLRSAQAGLERARKARRNAVILAPADGVVLERSVDPGQTVAASFTAPKLFVLARDLSTMRILADVDEGDIGQIRDGQEVRFTVAAHPGVSHRGRVEEIRLQPRTVQNVVTYTVVVSAPNPDGTLLPGMTATVDFVVDGVKDALTVPSAALRFKPDETAARAAFERRRRERQGAAGGSEAPGATASERRGPGGGDGSGDGAERRDGSSGRRARGDAGSPEGGPPPGVKMVWRLDAQGKLAPQPVRVGLSDGKVTAIEPLHGTLEPGDLVIVGVQANAGDAAATPARPATGSGPGGGRRMPMPPMF, from the coding sequence GTGAGAGGACGGGTCGTGGGGATCAGCCTGTTGCTTGCCGTCGCCGGGATCGGCGGCTGGTTCTGGTGGAGCCGAGGCCGGACCGAGGTGCCGAAGTACCGGACCGAGGCCGTGGCGCGCGGCGATGTCGAGGTGTTGATCTCGTCGACCGGGACGCTCGAGGCGACCGAGACCGTCGAAGTGGGCAGTCAGGTCTCCGGCACCCTGGCGACCGTGCGCGCCGACTTCAACGACCGCGTCAAGCAGGGCCAGGTGCTGGCGACGCTCGACACGGAAGCCCTCGATTCCTCGGTGATCGAGGCCGAGGCCTCGGTCGAGCGCGCCGCCGCGCAGCTCGCCCAGGCGCAGGCCGATCTGGCACGCAACCGGGCGCTCTTCGACGCCGGGCTGCTCTCGGCGAGCGTCTTCGAGCCGACGGCGACCGCAGTCCGGACGGCCGAGGCCGGGCTGCGTTCGGCGCAGGCCGGCCTCGAACGGGCGCGCAAGGCGCGGCGCAACGCGGTGATCCTCGCGCCGGCTGACGGCGTGGTGCTCGAGAGGTCGGTCGACCCGGGGCAGACGGTGGCGGCGAGCTTCACCGCGCCGAAGCTCTTCGTGCTGGCGCGTGACCTCTCGACGATGCGGATCCTCGCCGACGTCGACGAGGGAGACATCGGCCAGATCCGCGACGGCCAGGAGGTTCGATTCACCGTCGCGGCGCACCCCGGGGTGAGCCATCGCGGCCGCGTCGAAGAGATCCGACTCCAGCCCCGGACGGTCCAGAACGTCGTCACCTACACGGTCGTCGTGTCGGCGCCGAATCCGGACGGTACGCTGTTGCCGGGGATGACCGCGACGGTCGACTTCGTCGTCGACGGGGTGAAGGACGCGTTGACCGTGCCGAGCGCCGCGCTGCGCTTCAAGCCCGACGAGACCGCGGCTCGGGCAGCGTTCGAGCGGCGCCGGCGGGAGCGACAGGGGGCTGCGGGTGGATCGGAGGCTCCGGGAGCTACCGCCAGCGAGCGCCGAGGTCCCGGTGGAGGGGATGGGTCCGGCGACGGCGCGGAGCGCCGCGACGGGAGCAGCGGGAGGCGGGCGCGGGGCGACGCCGGCTCGCCGGAAGGGGGACCGCCGCCCGGCGTGAAGATGGTGTGGCGTCTCGACGCGCAGGGCAAGCTCGCGCCGCAGCCGGTTCGCGTCGGGCTCTCCGACGGCAAAGTCACGGCGATCGAGCCGCTGCACGGCACGCTCGAGCCTGGCGACCTGGTGATCGTCGGCGTGCAGGCGAACGCAGGCGATGCGGCGGCGACGCCGGCTCGGCCGGCGACGGGGTCGGGACCGGGTGGCGGACGGCGGATGCCGATGCCGCCGATGTTCTGA
- a CDS encoding HD domain-containing protein — translation MLSIRDPVHGFIRADPLESALVDSRPMQRLRSIQQLGVMSLVFPGAVHSRFSHALGAMELAGQAFDALRVHAPAELAAGLGPRERRLVRAAALLHDLGHAPYSHSAEELFEDGIDHEQMTRRLLASDELTAIFERHGDALTARDVAALLAGEPDGPPLLYQIVSGELDVDKMDYLLRDSLFCGVRYGSFDLPRLLDTMRPVADPESGEWGIGVDEGGVHAVEALVLARYYMFTQVYFNVTAKAMELHLSEWMRRNGRRWSADPERFLAEDDISVLGELRTSRDPHARAIVDRRHYPLAFESREHLQREDKARFEALLPELRAAFADSDLLVSNSAKDPHKLAGNRVWVRRYDGSFEPMETASQFIRHLGRIERYRIYAPATVARQVGDFLHERWG, via the coding sequence GTGCTCTCGATCCGCGACCCCGTCCACGGCTTCATCCGCGCCGACCCTCTCGAGTCGGCCCTCGTCGACAGCCGCCCGATGCAGCGGCTGCGCTCCATTCAGCAGCTCGGTGTCATGAGCCTGGTCTTCCCGGGCGCCGTGCACAGCCGCTTCAGCCACGCGCTCGGCGCCATGGAGCTGGCCGGACAGGCCTTCGATGCCCTCCGCGTCCACGCCCCGGCCGAGCTCGCCGCCGGTCTCGGACCGCGCGAGCGCCGCCTGGTGCGCGCCGCCGCGCTGCTCCACGACCTCGGTCACGCTCCCTACAGCCACTCGGCCGAGGAGCTTTTCGAGGACGGCATCGACCACGAGCAGATGACCCGGCGCCTGCTCGCCTCCGACGAGCTCACGGCGATCTTCGAGCGACACGGCGACGCCCTCACCGCACGCGACGTGGCGGCGCTGCTCGCCGGCGAGCCGGACGGCCCACCGCTGCTCTACCAGATCGTCTCCGGCGAGCTCGACGTCGACAAGATGGACTACCTGCTGCGCGACAGCCTCTTCTGCGGCGTGCGCTACGGCAGCTTCGACCTGCCGCGGCTGCTCGACACGATGAGGCCGGTGGCCGACCCGGAGAGCGGGGAATGGGGGATCGGCGTCGACGAGGGTGGCGTGCACGCGGTCGAGGCGCTGGTGCTGGCGCGCTACTACATGTTCACCCAGGTCTACTTCAACGTCACCGCCAAGGCGATGGAGCTCCATCTTTCGGAGTGGATGCGGCGCAACGGGCGCCGCTGGAGCGCCGACCCCGAGCGCTTCCTCGCCGAGGACGACATCTCGGTGCTCGGCGAGCTGCGCACGTCGCGCGACCCGCATGCCCGCGCCATCGTCGACCGACGCCACTACCCACTCGCCTTCGAGAGCCGAGAGCACCTGCAGCGGGAGGACAAGGCACGCTTCGAGGCGTTGCTGCCCGAGCTGCGCGCGGCCTTCGCCGACTCCGACCTGCTGGTCTCCAACTCGGCCAAGGACCCGCACAAGCTCGCCGGCAACCGCGTCTGGGTGCGGCGCTACGACGGAAGCTTCGAGCCGATGGAGACGGCCAGTCAGTTCATCCGCCACCTCGGACGGATCGAGCGCTACCGCATCTACGCTCCGGCCACGGTGGCGCGCCAGGTCGGCGACTTCCTCCACGAACGCTGGGGCTGA